The Henckelia pumila isolate YLH828 chromosome 2, ASM3356847v2, whole genome shotgun sequence genome includes a window with the following:
- the LOC140885304 gene encoding serine/arginine-rich splicing factor RS31-like isoform X2, which yields MPLHPYFHQNLRIFAGFAFVYFEDERDADDAIRGLDNIPFGYDRRRLSVEWARGERGRHRDGRAANQRPTKTLFVINFDPVRTRDRDIERHFEPYGKVLNVRVRRNFAFVQFETQEEATKALECTHMSKVLDRVVSVEYALRDDDERGSGRNNSPRREFGRRGGSPHQRSPSPGFRRSRPSPDYERARSPVYDRYNGPSFDRARSPEYARYRSRSPVRR from the exons ATGCCTCTACATCCTTACTTTCATCAGAACCTTCGCATATTTGCAG GATTTGCTTTTGTTTATTTTGAGGATGAACGTGATGCTGATGATGCCATCCGTGGTCTTGACAACATCCCCTTTGGGTATGACAGGCGCCGCTTGTCAGTAGAATGGGCAAGG GGTGAACGTGGTAGGCATCGTGACGGGAGAGCAGCAAACCAGAGACCTACTAAAACGCTCTTTGTTATCAACTTTGATCCTGTGCGGACTAGGGACCGGGATATAGAAAGACACTTTGAGCCTTATGGGAAGGTACTCAATGTCCGTGTTCGCCGGAATTTTGCATTTGTGCAATTTGAAACCCAGGAAGAAGCCACAAAGGCTTTGGAATGCACACACATGAG TAAGGTACTAGACAGGGTGGTTTCTGTTGAATATGCCCTGAGAGATGATGATGAGAGGGGGAGTGGAAGAAACAATAGCCCCAGAAGGGAATTTGGGAGGCGCGGAGGGAGTCCTCACCAGAGATCACCAAGTCCAGGGTTTCGCCGGAGTCGACCAAGTCCTGATTATGAGCGAGCTAGAAGCCCGGTTTATGACAGGTATAATGGGCCTTCATTTGACAGAGCCAGGAGTCCAGAATACGCAAGATACCGGAG TAGGTCACCCGTTCGAAGGTAA
- the LOC140883587 gene encoding dof zinc finger protein DOF2.5-like, with translation MDSAQWTQEIGVTKSMATAPSECTRAAMERKVRPQKDQALNCPRCHSTNTKFCYYNNYSLTQPRYFCKSCRRYWTEGGTLRNVPVGGGSRKNKKSNSIINSPSLSMATTPSVSSQKQLPDLNPPSFGSQNHTSHDRGQDLNLGFPANSQDYYHVIPQFLEFPKIENQSVISSISSSPSFNPNQLSALNFLRNGIAVRGLNPSIPMANTESNATHPFASGFQFQEIKPTPPFSFDGFHGNSGRLSQESNINESLVFPFGGMKRHSSTSTEGDQRKEQENSNSNGYWNGILS, from the exons ATGGATAGTGCTCAATGGACTCAG GAGATTGGTGTGACAAAATCTATGGCAACAGCTCCAAGTGAATGCACAAGGGCAGCAATGGAGAGAAAGGTGAGGCCTCAGAAAGACCAAGCCCTAAATTGTCCGAGGTGTCATTCAACCAACACAAAGTTTTGTTATTACAACAACTATAGCCTCACTCAACCTAGATACTTTTGCAAGAGTTGTAGAAGGTATTGGACCGAAGGCGGAACCCTAAGAAATGTTCCGGTCGGAGGTGGTTCGAGAAAGAACAAGAAATCCAACTCTATTATTAATTCGCCTTCGTTATCAATGGCGACTACACCATCGGTGTCATCCCAAAAGCAGCTTCCTGATCTGAACCCTCCGAGCTTCGGTTCGCAGAACCATACGAGCCATGATCGAGGGCAGGATCTTAATCTTGGTTTCCCAGCTAATTCACAAGATTACTATCATGTGATCCCTCAGTTTCTAGAGTTTCCCAAGATCGAAAACCAAAGTGTCATCAGTTCTATATCTTCTTCACCGtctttcaatcctaatcaactTTCAGCTCTTAATTTTTTAAGGAATGGCATTGCAGTAAGGGGGTTGAATCCTTCTATTCCTATGGCTAACACAGAAAGTAATGCCACTCATCCTTTTGCTTCTGGATTCCAATTTCAAGAAATTAAACCGACCCCTCCTTTCTCCTTCGACGGATTTCATGGGAATTCTGGTAGATTGTCTCAAGAAAGTAATATTAATGAAAGCCTGGTGTTCCCTTTTGGAGGAATGAAACGACATTCGAGCACAAGcactgaaggggatcaaagAAAGGAGCAAGAGAATTCGAATTCAAATGGATACTGGAATGGAATTTTAAGCTGA
- the LOC140882774 gene encoding uncharacterized protein: protein MALAEARAAWQRTANRCFVQEDAKRAPKLACCSSAPPSVKQTEAELPSAGGGQEIPTTCSIPFNPKPSDSNLSPSSRWWLQMQPNYGYQKGLVAENLNYLEPGKETCQMCDRSEILVKKEDYFGTIDQSEHTTDSIDNQCKVFTTCEKKDLMFKDEEFKALGNKDCHEPYLNSEFHWMGTEKNIPWWRTTDTEELALLVSQRSHDLVQNCDLPLPQNSCVKKDMDVYVYGFSNDGISTSSPDRKSLNAGGHHHLTAHKYTSSSPTIGGVHKRLRMSAEVKTTRDSSMQERMSDTQTFENGLKNAQLLEALRHSQTRAREAEKAAKQATAEKQDVLKLVLRQASQLFMYRQWLQLLQLENMYIQFKNNHPGSTAFPITLPWIPQRTGKMMKSEQKHASRKRSKRSCLHLSDVNKYAVVFALGMGLVGAGFILGWTIGWLLPAW from the exons ATGGCCCTAGCTGAAGCAAGAGCTGCTTGGCAGAGAACTGCCAACCGATGTTTTGTGCAAGAAGACGCAAAAAGAGCACCAAAATTGGCTTGCTGCTCATCGGCACCACCTTCTGTCAAACAGACTGAAGCAGAGCTTCCAAGTGCCGGTGGTGGTCAAGAGATCCCCACCACATGCTCTATACCTTTTAATCCGAAGCCTTCAGATTCTAACTTATCCCCGAGTTCAAGATGGTGGCTTCAGATGCAGCCAAACTATGGGTATCAGAAGGGATTGGTGGCTGAAAATCTTAATTACCTCGAACCTGGTAAGGAAACCTGTCAAATGTGTGATAGGTCAGAGATCCTTGTGAAGAAAGAAGATTATTTTGGTACCATTGATCAGAGCGAACACACCACAGATTCCATTGATAATCAATGTAAAGTTTTTACCACTTGTGAAAAGAAAGATCTTATGTTTAAGGATGAAGAGTTTAAAGCTCTAGGTAATAAGGATTGCCACGAGCCTTATTTGAATTCTGAATTTCATTGGATGGGAACAGAGAAAAATATTCCGTGGTGGCGAACAACAGATACAGAAGAATTGGCTTTGTTAGTTTCACAAAGGTCGCATGACCTGGTACAAAATTGTGACCTTCCATTGCCACAGAACTCTTGTGTCAAGAAGGATATGGATGTTTATGTATATGGCTTTAGTAATGACGGAATTTCCACCTCATCTCCAGATCGTAAGTCGTTGAATGCTGGGGGTCACCACCATTTAACTGCTCATAAATATACGTCAAGCAGCCCAACTATCGGAGGTGTCCATAAAAGGCTTAGGATGTCTGCTGAAGTTAAGACGACAAG GGATAGCTCAATGCAAGAAAGGATGTCAGACACGCAAACATTCGAGAATGGCTTGAAAAATGCTCAGCTGCTAGAAGCACTGCGTCATTCTCAAACACGAGCGAGGGAAGCCGAGAAAGCTGCGAAACAAGCGACCGCGGAGAAGCAAGACGTTCTCAAGCTTGTTCTCAGGCAGGCATCACAGCTGTTCATGTATAGGCAATGGCTCCAACTTCTACAACTGGAGAACATGTACATTCAGTTCAAGAACAACCACCCAGGTTCCACCGCTTTCCCAATAACATTACCATGGATCCCTCAAAGAACTGGGAAAATGATGAAAAGCGAGCAAAAACACGCCAGTAGAAAACGGAGCAAACGATCATGTCTCCATCTGTCCGATGTTAACAAATATGCGGTTGTTTTCGCTTTAGGGATGGGTTTAGTTGGTGCTGGATTTATACTGGGATGGACCATTGGGTGGCTTTTACCTGCTTGGTGA
- the LOC140879760 gene encoding serine/threonine-protein kinase WNK8-like codes for MANPIRSRAIALRLLLHCVRGIFRRKSANLCLPNCPPLILRQPLFFLFGFWVVFASADLLLLWLLPLLLFFTAMNTSGGFGFPPSIGNCSENFSGYSVNCGGSDQADVDYLETCPRARYVRCNEVLGKGAFKTVYKAFDRLDGIECAWNRVKMDDVLRSPEDLEKLYSEVHLLRQLKHENIIKFYDAWIDDKKKTINMITELFTSGSLRQYRKKHRSVDMKAIKNWARQILRGLDYLHSQNPPVIHRDLKCDNILVNGNCGEVKIGDLGLATIMQQPTAKSVIGTPEFMAPELYEEEYNELVDIYSFGMCMLEMVALEYPYAECKNPAQIYRKVTSGIKPASLGKVASPEVKEFIEKCLVPASQRLSAKELLKDPFLQINHAKESPRDSLHVPREVPHSVRLMNCGPSSMDIDSEYTLPVSSDSNCMTPSSSVLEFQRLHDNNEFRLKGKKNDNNSISLTLRIADQGGRVRNIHFLFYLDSDTALAVAAEMVEQLELKDHDVAFIADFIDFLIVRILPNWKPSFDSHSSGEISASGLTLMRDQWERSPPDCPTELMVKQGDGSEFQMDPQICQQRQHDRADLSRDSSFVSSYGAFITSPCLMPTRDDKFSDGSLTYEASGEVSSIKNENVSKDCNGEVSEMEFRDLYYDCIMHEFGNSSLECPSLDQLRRVSKAGSLTSSCSSLTLLDADPETHLKLELDAIESQYQQWFQELSRMRHEAMETTKKRWITKKKVGFH; via the exons ATGGCAAACCCGATTCGATCCCGTGCAATCGCTCTTCGGTTGTTACTGCATTGCGTCAGAGGCATTTTCCGACGGAAAAGCGCGAACCTCTGTTTACCAAACTGCCCTCCTTTGATTCTTAGGCAGCCTTTGTTTTTTCTCTTTGGTTTTTGGGTTGTTTTTGCTTCTGCTGATTTACTTTTGTTGTGGTTGCTGCCGCTGTTGCTGTTTTTTACCGCGATGAACACCAGCGGGGGTTTTGGATTCCCTCCTTCCATAGGAAATTGTAGCGAGAATTTTTCAGGTTATTCTGTGAATTGTGGTGGTTCTGATCAGGCAGATGTCGATTATTTGGAGACATGTCCTCGGGCTCGATACGTTAGG TGTAATGAAGTCCTGGGCAAGGGTGCATTCAAGACTGT TTATAAGGCATTTGACCGGCTGGATGGGATAGAATGCGCGTGGAACCGAGTGAAGATGGACGATGTGTTGCGCTCACCTGAAGATTTGGAAAAATTATACTCTGAGGTGCATCTTCTTAGACAACTGAAGCATGAAAACATTATCAAGTTTTATGATGCATGGATTGATGACAAGAAAAAGACCATTAATATGATCACCGAGCTTTTCACTTCTGGAAGCCTAAGACA ATACCGTAAAAAGCATAGAAGCGTGGATATGAAGGCTATAAAGAATTGGGCGAGGCAGATTCTTCGAGGCTTAGACTATCTTCACAGTCAAAACCCCCCTGTAATTCACAGGGATTTGAAATGTGACAACATTCTTGTTAATGGTAACTGTGGGGAAGTTAAGATTGGGGACCTTGGATTGGCAACCATCATGCAGCAGCCTACTGCTAAGAGTGTCATTG GAACACCGGAATTCATGGCTCCAGAGCTTTACGAAGAGGAATATAATGAACTAGTTGACATATATTCCTTTGGAATGTGCATGCTGGAAATGGTTGCTTTGGAATATCCTTACGCTGAATGCAAAAATCCAGCTCAAATATATAGGAAAGTTACATCT GGTATCAAACCTGCTTCTCTTGGCAAGGTGGCTTCTCCTGAAGTCAAAGAATTCATAGAGAAATGTTTGGTTCCAGCTTCTCAAAGGTTATCTGCAAAGGAACTTCTTAAAGACCCGTTTCTTCAAATTAATCATGCAAAAGAAAGCCCTCGTGATTCATTACACGTACCAAGAGAAGTTCCTCATTCTGTGAGATTAATGAACTGTGGTCCTAGTTCTATGGATATAGATTCTGAATATACACTGCCCGTGAGTTCGGATTCTAATTGCATGACCCCTAGTTCTTCTGTGCTGGAGTTTCAACGTTTACACGATAACAATGAATTTAGGTTGAAGGGGAAGAAAAATGATAACAACTCCATTTCATTAACCCTTCGCATTGCTGATCAGGGTG GCCGTGTGAGAAATATACATTTTCTTTTCTACCTTGATTCAGACACAGCACTTGCAGTTGCAGCAGAGATGGTTGAGCAGTTAGAGTTAAAAGACCATGATGTTGCTTTCATTGCTGACTTCATCGATTTCCTAATAGTAAGAATCTTACCTAACTGGAAGCCTTCATTTGATAGTCACTCCAGTGGGGAGATAAGTGCAAGCGGCCTAACATTGATGAGAGATCAGTGGGAGAGATCACCACCTGATTGTCCAACTGAGTTAATGGTCAAACAAGGTGATGGGTCTGAATTTCAAATGGATCCTCAAATTTGTCAACAACGACAGCATGATCGGGCTGATTTGTCTAGGGATTCCAGTTTTGTGTCATCTTATGGGGCATTTATTACGTCTCCATGTTTGATGCCTACAAGAGACGACAAATTTTCAGATGGATCCCTGACTTATGAGGCTTCAGGTGAAGTCTCTTCAATAAAAAATGAGAATGTTTCTAAAGATTGTAATGGAGAAGTCTCTGAGATGGAGTTTCGGGATTTATATTACGACTGTATAATGCATGAATTTGGAAATAGCAGTTTAGAATGTCCATCGCTGGACCAGCTACGAAGAGTTTCCAAAGCTGGGAGCCTAACAAGCAGTTGCTCGAGTTTGACTCTGCTTGATGCAGATCCTGAAACTCATTTGAAATTGGAGCTTGATGCCATTGAATCACAATACCAACAATGGTTTCAAGAGCTTTCCAGGATGAGGCACGAGGCCATGGAGACGACCAAGAAGAGATGGATAACAAAAAAGAAAGTGGGTTTTCATTGA
- the LOC140885304 gene encoding serine/arginine-rich splicing factor RS31-like isoform X1 — protein sequence MRPIFCGNFEYETRQTDLERLFSKYGRVDRVDMKSGFAFVYFEDERDADDAIRGLDNIPFGYDRRRLSVEWARGERGRHRDGRAANQRPTKTLFVINFDPVRTRDRDIERHFEPYGKVLNVRVRRNFAFVQFETQEEATKALECTHMSKVLDRVVSVEYALRDDDERGSGRNNSPRREFGRRGGSPHQRSPSPGFRRSRPSPDYERARSPVYDRYNGPSFDRARSPEYARYRSRSPVRR from the exons ATGAGGCCGATTTTCTGTGGAAATTTTGAGTACGAGACTAGGCAAACGGACTTGGAGCGATTGTTTTCAAAATATGGAAGGGTTGACCGCGTCGACATGAAATCTG GATTTGCTTTTGTTTATTTTGAGGATGAACGTGATGCTGATGATGCCATCCGTGGTCTTGACAACATCCCCTTTGGGTATGACAGGCGCCGCTTGTCAGTAGAATGGGCAAGG GGTGAACGTGGTAGGCATCGTGACGGGAGAGCAGCAAACCAGAGACCTACTAAAACGCTCTTTGTTATCAACTTTGATCCTGTGCGGACTAGGGACCGGGATATAGAAAGACACTTTGAGCCTTATGGGAAGGTACTCAATGTCCGTGTTCGCCGGAATTTTGCATTTGTGCAATTTGAAACCCAGGAAGAAGCCACAAAGGCTTTGGAATGCACACACATGAG TAAGGTACTAGACAGGGTGGTTTCTGTTGAATATGCCCTGAGAGATGATGATGAGAGGGGGAGTGGAAGAAACAATAGCCCCAGAAGGGAATTTGGGAGGCGCGGAGGGAGTCCTCACCAGAGATCACCAAGTCCAGGGTTTCGCCGGAGTCGACCAAGTCCTGATTATGAGCGAGCTAGAAGCCCGGTTTATGACAGGTATAATGGGCCTTCATTTGACAGAGCCAGGAGTCCAGAATACGCAAGATACCGGAG TAGGTCACCCGTTCGAAGGTAA
- the LOC140882386 gene encoding protein LEAD-SENSITIVE 1 → MGLLTNRVERSDIKPGDHIYTYRAVFAYSHHGIYVGGSKVVHFTRVGTSSTSSDQQYSLTAECPTFPDCGFRQPNSGVVLSCLDCFLQSGSLYCFEYGVRPSIFMAKVRGGTCTTAASDPVEEVIHRAMYLLQNGFGNYDVFQNNCEDFTLYCKTGLLTVDHLGLGRSGQASSVIGAPLAALLSSPLKLLLPSPVGVATVTAGMYCMSRYATDIGVRTDVIKVPVEDLAVNLGWANSEGDTTNVTATFPLIR, encoded by the exons ATGGGTTTGCTCACAAACAGAGTTGAGAGAAGCGACATCAAGCCAGGGGATCATATTTACACTTACAGAGCAGTGTTTGCGTATTCTCATCATG GTATCTATGTTGGGGGTAGCAAAGTAGTTCATTTCACCCGTGTTGGAACCTCTTCCACCTCCAGTGATCAACAATACAGCCTCACTGCAGAATGTCCAACCTTTCCTGACTGTGGGTTTAGGCAGCCAAATAGTGGAGTTGTCCTTTCTTGTCTTGATTGCTTCCTTCAAAGTGGTTCCCTTTACTGTTTCGAATATGGAGTGAGACCATCCATTTTCATGGCTAAAGTACGTGGAGGCACTTGTACCACTGCAGCATCTGACCCAGTGGAAGAAGTCATTCATCGCGCAATGTATTTGCTTCAAAATggatttgggaactatgatgtGTTTCAAAATAACTGCGAGGATTTCACCTTGTATTGCAAAACAGGACTACTGACAGTCGATCATCTAGGGCTTGGAAGAAGTGGGCAAGCTTCTTCTGTCATTGGTGCACCATTGGCAGCTCTTCTTTCTTCTCCTCTAAAGCTTCTATTGCCTAGTCCAGTCGGTGTGGCGACTGTTACAGCAGGAATGTACTGCATGAGCAGGTATGCTACTGACATTGGCGTGCGGACTGATGTTATCAAGGTTCCCGTGGAAGATCTGGCAGTGAACCTTGGTTGGGCAAATAGTGAAGGAGATACAACAAATGTGACTGCTACTTTTCCACTTATTAGATGA
- the LOC140879761 gene encoding protein yippee-like At4g27745 — translation MDDNLIGPRFYSCYRCRNPVAFHDDIVSKGFQSRKGRAFLFSHAMNVLSGPKEDRQLMTGLHMVADVHCGDCGEALGWKYEKAYENSEKYKEGKFVLEKFKIVFGNQ, via the exons ATGGATGATAATTTGATCGGTCCGAGGTTTTACAGCTGCTACAGATGCAGGAACCCCGTTGCTTTTCATGATGATATCGTCTCAAAAGGCTTTCAG TCGAGAAAAGGGAGAGCTTTTCTGTTTTCACACGCGATGAACGTGCTTTCGGGGCCGAAAGAAGACCGGCAGCTGATGACGGGACTTCACATGGTGGCGGACGTCCACTGCGGCGACTGCGGGGAGGCGTTGGGATGGAAGTATGAAAAGGCTTACGAGAATTCTGAGAAGTACAAGGAAGGAAAGTTTGTGCTCGAAAAGTTCAAGATTGTCTTTGGAAATCAGTAG